A window of Photobacterium sp. GJ3 contains these coding sequences:
- a CDS encoding DsbA family protein, producing the protein MVNAAATVHYYYDPMCGWCFGASPLIEHLKTRQDIRLVMHPGGLFHNRALDKGTRAHFLESDQRIQSLSGVAFGPSYQSKMREADTVVLDSMLPIRAILAAEQCGFPATEMLKLIQLAHYQQGKTVHDPAVLAELAETMGIEADIWQATFTATNEQDVISASIRQMMQYQLQGYPSMMVEKQGQWQSVPVQSFFGKLDAWDSFLNRLSETD; encoded by the coding sequence ATGGTAAACGCTGCTGCGACCGTTCACTATTATTACGATCCAATGTGCGGCTGGTGCTTCGGCGCCAGCCCTTTAATCGAACACCTGAAGACGCGTCAGGATATCCGGCTGGTTATGCATCCGGGTGGCCTGTTTCACAACCGAGCGCTGGATAAAGGCACCCGCGCACATTTTCTGGAAAGCGATCAGCGGATTCAGTCGCTCAGTGGCGTGGCATTTGGCCCATCTTATCAGTCAAAAATGCGTGAAGCAGACACCGTCGTCCTGGATTCAATGCTGCCAATTCGCGCAATTCTGGCGGCAGAGCAATGTGGTTTCCCAGCAACCGAGATGCTGAAACTGATTCAGCTTGCCCATTATCAGCAGGGAAAAACCGTGCATGATCCGGCGGTACTGGCTGAGTTGGCAGAAACGATGGGGATTGAGGCGGATATCTGGCAGGCAACATTCACAGCAACGAATGAACAGGATGTTATCTCAGCATCAATCCGGCAAATGATGCAGTATCAGCTTCAGGGTTATCCATCCATGATGGTGGAAAAACAGGGCCAATGGCAATCGGTTCCGGTGCAGTCATTCTTTGGCAAACTGGATGCATGGGATAGTTTTCTGAATCGCCTGTCTGAAACGGACTGA
- a CDS encoding GGDEF domain-containing phosphodiesterase: MKSGIIDINLAVNQNRLLEIFDAGSEGLWELMPGNVVKFYNTRFYENFEVTLHSSPLEEWVAIMHPDDIEQFKNNVNQQVTEQISYFTSQYRIRNRQNEYRWIEAIGVLGTDEDGELQYLVGSHKDITEKKQHDEKLFQLAYQDTLTGLGNRRQLVEQLNVMQTEGTPGTIITFGLSKFSQFVEVFGFESGNTLIKMCAEAISEVFPDTAMIFRSYSDEFVVMLKETQERSSLCSTINQAITGFDQRFRAAHDTTIQRLSAGVYQLPGDPAATEDEESILYKSMLIMRYGKEHDSRIAFYADDEQRAIERHLFLETGIEKSIQDDEFYLMFQPIVCASTGKIKSVESLLRWHSACYGEINPGEFIGIAEANQDIIPLGYHVLHLACSFIAQYRKTHQHDFKVSVNISAIQLMQADFVQKFLAIVEQHQLSSAYLSIEVTESVVLETNVFAVQQLLALNKLGFSISLDDFGSGYSSLNTFFSIPFTQLKLDRCIVNKMAEDSSVFSYVKFLVAICQEKEIMVIAEGIEDLAQADLVREAGVDLMQGYYFYRPMVGEKLMDLAIRPE; the protein is encoded by the coding sequence GTGAAATCAGGCATCATCGACATCAATTTAGCTGTAAATCAGAACCGTTTGTTAGAAATTTTTGATGCGGGCAGTGAAGGCCTGTGGGAATTGATGCCAGGGAATGTGGTCAAATTTTATAACACACGTTTCTACGAAAACTTCGAAGTGACTTTACATTCTTCGCCTCTGGAAGAATGGGTTGCGATTATGCATCCTGACGATATAGAGCAGTTCAAAAATAATGTGAATCAACAGGTTACAGAGCAGATTAGCTATTTCACCAGTCAGTATCGGATTCGAAACCGACAGAACGAATATCGTTGGATTGAAGCCATTGGCGTGCTCGGTACAGACGAAGACGGCGAACTGCAGTATTTGGTTGGCTCACACAAAGATATTACAGAAAAAAAGCAGCATGACGAAAAGCTGTTTCAACTGGCGTATCAGGATACGCTGACCGGGCTGGGTAATCGGCGTCAATTGGTTGAACAACTGAATGTGATGCAGACGGAGGGCACACCGGGCACCATTATTACTTTTGGTCTGAGTAAATTCAGCCAGTTTGTTGAAGTGTTTGGCTTTGAATCCGGCAATACGCTGATCAAAATGTGTGCTGAGGCCATCTCGGAAGTTTTCCCTGACACCGCGATGATTTTCCGTTCCTACTCCGACGAATTTGTCGTCATGCTCAAAGAGACCCAAGAAAGATCTTCCTTGTGCAGTACGATTAACCAGGCTATCACGGGCTTTGATCAACGATTCCGCGCGGCACACGACACAACCATTCAACGGTTAAGTGCAGGTGTCTATCAGTTACCGGGAGATCCAGCCGCGACTGAGGATGAAGAATCGATTCTGTATAAATCGATGCTGATCATGCGTTATGGCAAAGAGCATGACTCGCGCATTGCCTTTTATGCCGATGATGAACAGCGTGCAATTGAGCGACATTTATTCCTTGAAACAGGGATTGAAAAATCGATTCAGGATGATGAGTTCTATCTGATGTTCCAACCCATTGTCTGTGCCTCAACGGGCAAAATCAAAAGTGTTGAATCCTTGCTTCGCTGGCACAGTGCCTGTTATGGCGAAATTAACCCGGGGGAGTTTATCGGTATCGCGGAAGCCAATCAGGATATTATTCCGCTTGGCTATCATGTGTTACATCTGGCTTGTTCATTTATTGCTCAGTACCGTAAAACGCATCAGCACGACTTTAAAGTATCGGTGAATATTTCGGCAATTCAGTTGATGCAGGCAGATTTTGTGCAAAAGTTTCTGGCGATTGTCGAACAGCACCAGCTCTCTTCTGCGTATTTATCAATTGAAGTGACAGAATCTGTGGTTCTGGAAACCAATGTCTTTGCCGTTCAGCAACTACTGGCACTGAATAAACTTGGCTTTTCAATCTCACTGGATGATTTTGGCTCGGGATACTCTTCTTTAAATACGTTCTTTTCCATTCCGTTCACGCAGCTCAAACTGGATCGCTGTATTGTCAACAAAATGGCAGAAGATTCATCCGTCTTCTCATATGTTAAATTCCTGGTTGCGATTTGTCAGGAGAAAGAAATCATGGTGATAGCAGAAGGGATCGAAGATCTGGCACAAGCAGATCTGGTCAGAGAGGCGGGTGTCGATTTGATGCAGGGCTATTACTTCTACCGGCCGATGGTCGGGGAGAAGTTGATGGATCTGGCAATTCGCCCCGAGTAA
- a CDS encoding carboxynorspermidine synthase, translating to MAILQIGAGGVGWVIAHKAAQNNDVLGDITIASRTVNKCEQIIESIKGRNNLKDPSKKLEARAVDADDVDALVALIKEVQPDLVINAGPPWVNVAIMEACYQAKVSYLDTSVAVDLCSEGQQVPEAYDPQWAFREKFKEAGITGILGAGFDPGVVSVFAAYAVKHLFDEIDSIDVMDVNAGDHGKKFATNFDPETNMLEIQGDSFYWEDGEWKQVACHTRMMEFDFPLVGSHKVYSMAHDEVRSMKEFIPAKRIEFWMGFGDRYLNYFNCMRDIGLLSPDPVTLGDGTVVEPLKVLKALLPDPTTLAPGYTGKTCIGTWVQGTKSGEPRSVFIYNNADHEVAYKDVEHQAIAYTTGVPAITAALQYFRGEWADAGVFNMEQLNPDPFLETMPKIGLDWHVQELDPRQPHINILK from the coding sequence GGGTAATTGCCCATAAAGCTGCTCAAAACAATGATGTGTTAGGTGATATCACTATCGCTTCGCGTACTGTGAACAAGTGCGAACAGATCATTGAATCCATCAAGGGTCGCAACAACCTGAAAGATCCGAGCAAGAAGCTTGAAGCACGTGCTGTGGATGCAGATGATGTCGATGCCCTGGTGGCACTGATCAAAGAGGTTCAGCCTGATCTCGTCATTAACGCTGGTCCTCCTTGGGTGAACGTTGCAATTATGGAAGCCTGTTATCAGGCAAAAGTGTCCTATCTGGATACTTCCGTGGCGGTAGACCTGTGCAGCGAAGGCCAGCAGGTGCCAGAAGCCTATGACCCTCAGTGGGCTTTCCGCGAGAAATTTAAAGAAGCGGGCATTACCGGAATTCTGGGTGCCGGTTTCGATCCGGGTGTGGTCAGTGTTTTTGCTGCTTATGCAGTGAAGCACCTGTTCGATGAAATTGACAGCATCGATGTGATGGATGTCAACGCAGGCGACCATGGTAAGAAATTTGCGACCAACTTCGATCCTGAAACCAATATGCTGGAAATTCAGGGCGATTCTTTCTACTGGGAAGATGGTGAGTGGAAGCAGGTGGCTTGTCACACCCGAATGATGGAATTTGACTTCCCGTTAGTGGGCAGCCACAAAGTTTACTCCATGGCGCACGACGAAGTACGTTCGATGAAAGAGTTCATCCCGGCAAAACGGATTGAATTCTGGATGGGCTTTGGTGACCGTTACCTGAACTATTTCAACTGTATGCGTGATATCGGCCTGCTGAGTCCGGATCCGGTCACACTGGGTGACGGCACCGTGGTTGAGCCCCTGAAAGTGCTGAAAGCACTGCTGCCTGATCCAACCACGCTGGCACCGGGTTACACCGGCAAAACCTGCATCGGTACCTGGGTTCAGGGCACCAAGTCAGGCGAACCACGCAGTGTGTTCATTTATAACAATGCCGATCACGAAGTGGCTTACAAAGATGTTGAGCATCAGGCAATTGCTTACACCACAGGTGTGCCAGCCATCACTGCGGCACTGCAGTATTTCCGCGGCGAGTGGGCGGATGCCGGTGTCTTCAACATGGAGCAATTGAATCCGGACCCATTCCTGGAGACGATGCCGAAGATTGGTCTGGACTGGCATGTTCAGGAGCTGGATCCCCGTCAGCCACACATCAATATTCTGAAATAA
- a CDS encoding LysR family transcriptional regulator: MDRLTAAKVFIDVATTESFTATADRLAMSRSMVTRYITTMEDWMQARLLQRTTRKVALTTAGQQCFKEMRVWVEQAERIAVALQPTGRLSGHIRLTTSMSFGHAQMAAALQSFLSQHPDVSVEVDVRDQVTDLIAERFDLAIRIAMAPDPALIGKPIARCDSVLVASPDYLAVAPEIRTPADLTRQQCLGNRSFEQQVWHLTQSGQTESVEVQCRFISNEATVLKAATIAGAGISMQPTYLVAAELASGQLQAILPDWAPKSMSIYALYPSREYLLPAVRGLIDHLAEVFDGVDWLSGSAMDEL, encoded by the coding sequence ATGGACAGACTGACGGCTGCAAAAGTCTTTATTGATGTCGCAACCACAGAAAGTTTCACGGCGACAGCCGATCGGCTGGCGATGTCCCGCTCCATGGTGACGCGTTATATCACGACAATGGAAGACTGGATGCAGGCCAGACTGTTGCAACGAACAACCCGCAAAGTTGCATTAACGACGGCAGGTCAGCAATGCTTCAAAGAAATGAGGGTGTGGGTGGAGCAGGCAGAGCGAATTGCCGTCGCGCTTCAGCCAACCGGTCGGTTGTCCGGCCATATCCGGCTCACAACCAGTATGTCGTTTGGCCATGCACAGATGGCAGCGGCGTTACAGTCTTTCCTGAGTCAGCATCCGGACGTGTCGGTGGAAGTGGATGTCCGGGATCAGGTCACCGATCTGATTGCAGAGCGTTTTGATCTGGCCATTCGAATTGCCATGGCGCCGGACCCGGCACTGATTGGTAAACCCATTGCCCGATGTGATTCGGTTTTGGTGGCCTCTCCGGACTATCTGGCCGTTGCTCCGGAGATTCGCACACCAGCTGATTTAACCCGTCAGCAATGTCTGGGAAACCGTAGTTTCGAACAGCAGGTCTGGCATCTGACCCAATCGGGCCAGACGGAATCTGTTGAAGTGCAGTGCCGGTTTATTTCCAATGAAGCAACGGTGTTAAAAGCGGCAACCATCGCGGGAGCCGGGATCAGCATGCAACCGACTTATTTAGTTGCTGCAGAACTTGCCAGCGGCCAACTTCAGGCGATTTTGCCGGATTGGGCACCAAAATCGATGTCGATCTATGCCCTGTATCCTTCAAGAGAGTATCTGCTGCCAGCAGTCCGGGGATTGATTGATCATCTGGCAGAGGTTTTTGATGGGGTTGACTGGCTCTCGGGCTCAGCGATGGACGAACTGTAA
- the nspC gene encoding carboxynorspermidine decarboxylase, whose protein sequence is MQHPELKTPYFMIDETKLIRNLEIAKKLKELSGVKLVLALKCFSTWGVFDIIKPYLDGTTSSGPFEVKLGYDTFGGETHAYSVGYSEDDVKEVADICDKMIFNSQNQLAAYRHLVEGKAELGLRLNPGVSYAGQDLADPARQFSRLGVQVNHINAEVFQNIDGVMFHMNCENKDVDAFIRLLDSISDQFGPYLDQLKWVSLGGGVFFTWPGYDVEKLAEALKAFSEKHNVQLYLEPGEAIITQTTDLVVTVVDIVENELKTAIVDSATEAHRLDTLIYNEPASIRGASEQGDHRYVIGSCSCLAGDQFCVTQFDQPLKIGQRLHIMDSAGYTMVKLNWFNGLKMPSIYCQRANGDIQKLNEFGYEDFKRSLSQWSVQ, encoded by the coding sequence ATGCAGCATCCAGAATTAAAAACCCCGTATTTCATGATTGATGAGACCAAGCTGATCCGCAATCTTGAAATCGCAAAGAAACTGAAAGAATTGTCTGGCGTGAAGCTGGTTCTGGCCCTGAAATGTTTTTCAACCTGGGGCGTGTTTGACATTATCAAACCGTACCTGGACGGCACCACCAGTAGCGGCCCGTTTGAAGTGAAGCTGGGTTACGACACTTTTGGTGGTGAAACGCATGCTTACAGCGTGGGTTACAGCGAAGACGACGTGAAAGAAGTCGCGGACATCTGCGACAAAATGATTTTCAACTCGCAGAATCAACTGGCAGCTTATCGTCATCTGGTGGAAGGCAAAGCAGAGCTCGGTCTGCGCCTGAACCCGGGTGTGAGCTACGCTGGTCAGGATCTGGCTGATCCGGCGCGGCAGTTCTCGCGTCTGGGCGTTCAGGTGAATCACATCAATGCTGAGGTTTTTCAGAACATTGATGGGGTGATGTTCCACATGAACTGTGAAAACAAAGACGTCGATGCCTTTATTCGTCTGCTGGATTCTATTTCTGATCAGTTCGGCCCTTATCTCGACCAACTGAAGTGGGTGAGCCTGGGTGGCGGTGTCTTCTTTACCTGGCCGGGTTACGATGTTGAGAAGCTGGCCGAGGCGCTGAAAGCATTCTCTGAAAAGCACAACGTTCAGTTATACCTTGAGCCGGGTGAAGCGATTATTACGCAAACCACCGATCTGGTCGTGACTGTGGTCGATATCGTTGAAAATGAGCTGAAAACAGCCATTGTCGACAGTGCAACTGAAGCGCATCGTCTGGATACTCTGATCTATAACGAACCCGCATCGATTCGTGGCGCGAGCGAGCAGGGCGATCACCGCTATGTGATTGGCAGCTGTTCTTGTCTGGCTGGCGACCAGTTCTGTGTCACGCAGTTCGATCAACCTCTGAAAATTGGTCAGCGTCTGCACATTATGGACAGCGCTGGCTATACCATGGTGAAACTGAACTGGTTCAATGGCCTGAAAATGCCGTCGATTTACTGTCAGCGTGCAAACGGCGATATTCAGAAACTCAACGAGTTTGGCTATGAAGACTTCAAACGCTCGTTGTCTCAGTGGTCTGTTCAATAA
- a CDS encoding MBL fold metallo-hydrolase — protein sequence MKKTYLMAASFIALSTATLAEAAPLATQVYNADGNSFHVNATLVYGEHDALLVDTGFTRADAMRIAAMVLDSGKTLKTIFISQADPDYYFGAQVLKEQFPEARLITTPAVRAVIKEKMAGKLAFWTPKMGGNAPTQTLLPEAYHKTTLTVDGETVEIRDTTGELAHRPYLWIPSSQTILGNVAVYGNVHLWMADAQSQAEQHAWTQQLEAMEALKPKTVIPGHMKAGTSMTAENITFALDYLKAFQHTVKSSDNSQQVIDKMTARYPDAGLPMALSIGAKVHMGEMKW from the coding sequence ATGAAAAAAACATACTTAATGGCCGCATCATTCATCGCACTGTCGACTGCCACACTGGCCGAAGCAGCCCCGCTTGCCACTCAGGTTTACAACGCAGATGGCAATAGCTTCCACGTCAATGCCACACTGGTTTATGGTGAGCACGATGCCCTGCTGGTGGATACCGGGTTTACCCGTGCTGATGCGATGCGTATCGCTGCCATGGTGCTCGATAGCGGCAAGACGCTGAAAACGATCTTTATCAGTCAGGCTGATCCGGATTACTATTTTGGTGCACAGGTTCTGAAAGAACAGTTTCCTGAAGCACGCCTGATCACCACGCCTGCGGTTCGCGCTGTGATCAAGGAAAAAATGGCGGGCAAACTCGCGTTCTGGACACCAAAAATGGGCGGCAACGCACCCACTCAAACCTTGCTGCCAGAGGCTTATCACAAAACAACACTGACCGTTGACGGTGAAACGGTAGAGATTCGCGATACCACTGGCGAACTGGCACACCGTCCTTATCTGTGGATCCCGTCCAGCCAGACCATCCTGGGCAATGTTGCAGTCTATGGCAATGTTCATTTGTGGATGGCGGATGCGCAGTCTCAGGCTGAGCAACACGCCTGGACACAACAACTGGAAGCCATGGAGGCCCTAAAGCCAAAAACGGTCATTCCGGGCCACATGAAAGCAGGCACGTCTATGACGGCTGAAAACATCACATTTGCGTTGGACTACCTGAAGGCATTCCAGCACACCGTAAAATCCAGTGACAACAGTCAGCAGGTCATCGACAAAATGACAGCCCGTTATCCGGATGCCGGCCTGCCTATGGCACTGAGCATTGGTGCAAAAGTCCACATGGGAGAAATGAAATGGTAA